In Bradyrhizobium sp. CCBAU 051011, the following are encoded in one genomic region:
- a CDS encoding caspase family protein, translating into MRLVRSLSILAMCLVTALAGYLSPAAAQQPEKRIALVVGNGAYAKSPLATAANDAGLIAQTLQAAGFDVVGARDLDGDTLRKSFRDFIQKADSSGPDTVAMVYLAGYGLQLAGDNYFVPVDSAINRDTDVPTEALRTGDYIRQLASLPLKAGIVVLDAARQQPFVDGQIASGLALVEADPHMLIAFNAAPGTVAPAEQGPYGIYAQSLAEMIRTGGLPLPEVFNRLRLRVNEASKGAQMPWDSQKVDAAFTFFEREPDAPAQPSADQAAAVRSKPIRELGVQDAYAMAVERDTLQGYEEFLGAYASDPLAKRVRAIAAARREAITWRRTYRTDTPNAYWSYLQRYPRGPHAADARRRLTILTAPLEPPPTFDVIDYDVPPPPPDELIYIDRPVLAFGDPEFDFVAPPPAPVYYLPPPPDDFVVLEPPPPPIGLFILPQPIFVPIPVYVRPPRYVAPPPNNIIYANIHNRAVINSVINRPPVAPVAGPGMAGPGGRPVGRPGTPDRVAAPGQGSATPVLPPAVAQRATLIQQGKAPVPPSATINPAVRTGLPGTPAGQTGRPNAVQPANAPAALPSTQQPVPRTNALPVPGARGTPPAPPSAAVSPNARPGPGGPPPGSAAPSAAGARPAIGATAPAGQQPREGPREGSRVVAPPPSAAAPSRPAAAVAPKPQLQPESRRTPPPSAVQVARPPPPSAARVAPSAPPPRMAAPPPPARVAAPSPPPRMAAPSAPPPRMAAPPPPPPRMAAPSPPPRMAAPPAPPPRMAAPPPPPRMAAPPPPPPRMAAPPPPPPRMAAPPPAARPAPARSCPPGARC; encoded by the coding sequence ATGCGGTTAGTAAGAAGTCTGTCGATCCTCGCGATGTGTCTCGTCACGGCGCTGGCGGGATATTTGAGCCCCGCCGCGGCGCAGCAACCGGAAAAGCGCATTGCGCTGGTGGTCGGCAACGGCGCTTACGCGAAATCGCCGCTGGCGACCGCGGCCAACGACGCCGGCCTGATCGCGCAGACGTTGCAGGCGGCAGGCTTCGACGTGGTCGGCGCCCGCGATCTCGATGGCGACACGCTGCGCAAGAGTTTCCGCGATTTCATCCAGAAGGCCGACAGCTCGGGGCCTGATACGGTCGCAATGGTCTATCTGGCCGGTTACGGGCTGCAGCTGGCCGGCGACAACTACTTCGTGCCGGTCGATTCAGCGATCAACCGCGATACCGACGTTCCGACCGAGGCGCTGCGGACCGGCGACTACATCCGCCAGCTCGCCTCGCTGCCGCTGAAGGCCGGCATCGTCGTGCTGGATGCGGCGCGCCAGCAGCCTTTCGTCGACGGGCAGATCGCAAGTGGCCTCGCCCTCGTCGAGGCCGACCCGCACATGCTGATCGCGTTCAACGCGGCGCCCGGAACCGTGGCGCCGGCCGAGCAGGGGCCGTACGGCATTTACGCCCAGTCGCTGGCCGAGATGATCCGGACCGGCGGACTGCCGTTGCCGGAGGTCTTCAATCGCCTGCGGCTCCGCGTCAACGAGGCGAGCAAGGGCGCGCAGATGCCCTGGGACAGCCAGAAGGTCGATGCGGCCTTCACGTTCTTCGAGCGTGAGCCCGACGCGCCGGCGCAGCCGTCGGCGGATCAGGCCGCCGCCGTCCGCAGCAAGCCGATCCGCGAACTCGGCGTGCAGGATGCCTACGCCATGGCGGTCGAGCGCGACACGCTGCAGGGCTATGAGGAGTTTCTCGGCGCCTATGCGAGCGATCCCCTGGCCAAGCGGGTGAGGGCGATCGCGGCGGCACGGCGCGAGGCGATCACCTGGCGCCGCACCTACCGCACCGACACTCCGAACGCCTATTGGTCGTACCTGCAACGCTACCCGCGCGGGCCGCATGCGGCCGACGCACGCCGGCGCCTCACCATTCTCACCGCGCCGCTGGAGCCGCCGCCGACATTCGACGTGATCGATTACGATGTGCCGCCGCCGCCGCCGGACGAGCTAATCTATATCGATCGTCCGGTGCTGGCCTTCGGCGATCCCGAATTCGATTTCGTCGCGCCGCCACCGGCGCCGGTCTATTACCTGCCGCCGCCGCCGGATGATTTCGTGGTGCTGGAGCCGCCGCCGCCGCCGATCGGGCTGTTCATCCTGCCGCAGCCGATCTTCGTGCCGATACCGGTCTATGTCAGACCGCCGCGCTACGTGGCGCCGCCGCCGAACAACATCATCTATGCCAACATCCACAACAGGGCCGTCATCAACAGCGTGATCAACCGGCCGCCGGTTGCGCCCGTGGCCGGACCTGGTATGGCCGGACCTGGCGGCAGGCCTGTCGGGCGCCCCGGCACTCCGGATCGGGTGGCTGCGCCGGGGCAGGGGAGCGCCACGCCTGTGCTGCCGCCTGCGGTGGCGCAGCGGGCGACGCTGATCCAGCAGGGCAAGGCGCCGGTGCCGCCGAGCGCCACGATCAATCCCGCCGTGAGAACGGGTCTGCCCGGTACTCCCGCGGGGCAGACCGGAAGGCCGAACGCAGTGCAACCGGCAAACGCGCCAGCCGCGCTGCCGTCGACACAGCAGCCCGTGCCGAGGACCAACGCCCTGCCGGTCCCGGGCGCCAGGGGCACGCCACCGGCGCCTCCGAGCGCCGCCGTCAGTCCGAACGCGAGGCCTGGGCCGGGCGGTCCGCCGCCGGGATCGGCGGCACCTTCCGCTGCCGGAGCCAGACCCGCGATCGGCGCAACGGCGCCGGCTGGCCAGCAACCAAGAGAAGGGCCAAGAGAAGGGTCAAGGGTGGTCGCACCGCCCCCAAGCGCGGCCGCGCCCTCAAGACCTGCGGCTGCGGTTGCTCCAAAACCTCAATTGCAGCCTGAATCGCGACGAACGCCGCCGCCGTCCGCGGTGCAGGTGGCCCGGCCTCCGCCACCGTCCGCTGCACGCGTTGCTCCGTCGGCACCGCCGCCCAGGATGGCCGCACCGCCTCCACCGGCGAGGGTGGCAGCCCCGTCGCCTCCACCCAGGATGGCCGCCCCCTCGGCCCCGCCGCCGCGCATGGCTGCGCCGCCGCCTCCTCCACCGAGGATGGCGGCACCATCGCCGCCACCCAGGATGGCCGCGCCACCGGCCCCGCCACCGCGTATGGCCGCGCCGCCGCCTCCACCGAGGATGGCGGCTCCACCGCCGCCGCCACCGCGTATGGCCGCGCCACCGCCGCCGCCGCCTCGGATGGCTGCACCGCCGCCAGCGGCCCGCCCAGCTCCGGCCAGGAGCTGCCCGCCAGGAGCCCGATGCTGA
- the pyrH gene encoding UMP kinase, with protein sequence MAEPVYRRVVIKLSGEYLAGSQSFGIDQPTVDRIADDLIAAKKLGVEVAVVIGGGNIVRGVEVSSRGVSRPTGDTMGMLATMMNCLALEAAIERKGAPARTLSAFVMPEISELFTRSAAHKYLADGRIVLLGGGTGNPFFTTDTTAVLRAAEIGAQAVLKATNVDGVYSADPKKDPSAKRFDRLTHSQAIAGDYKVMDATAFALARETSLPIIVFSIAEPGSIGAILRGTGHGTVVAG encoded by the coding sequence ATGGCTGAGCCGGTCTATCGTCGCGTCGTGATCAAGCTCTCGGGCGAGTATCTCGCAGGCAGCCAGTCCTTCGGCATCGACCAGCCCACCGTTGATCGCATCGCCGACGACCTGATCGCGGCCAAGAAGCTCGGCGTCGAGGTGGCCGTCGTGATCGGCGGCGGCAACATCGTTCGCGGCGTGGAAGTGTCCTCGCGCGGTGTGTCGCGTCCGACCGGCGACACCATGGGCATGCTCGCCACCATGATGAACTGCCTGGCGCTGGAGGCGGCGATCGAGCGCAAGGGTGCGCCGGCGCGGACGCTCTCGGCCTTCGTGATGCCCGAGATTTCCGAGCTGTTCACCCGCAGTGCAGCGCACAAATACCTCGCGGATGGACGAATCGTGCTGCTCGGCGGCGGAACCGGCAATCCGTTCTTTACCACCGACACCACGGCGGTGCTGCGGGCGGCCGAGATCGGGGCGCAGGCGGTGCTCAAAGCTACCAATGTCGACGGCGTTTACAGCGCCGATCCCAAAAAAGACCCGTCGGCCAAGCGTTTTGACCGTTTGACGCATTCGCAGGCGATCGCCGGCGACTACAAGGTGATGGATGCGACAGCATTCGCGCTTGCCCGCGAGACGTCACTGCCTATCATCGTATTCTCGATCGCCGAGCCGGGTTCGATCGGCGCGATCCTGCGCGGGACCGGCCACGGCACGGTGGTTGCCGGCTGA
- a CDS encoding CBS domain-containing protein — MKVKDAMHKGVDWVNPDTPITEIAKLMREHDIGCIPIGENDQLVGMVTDRDIVCKGIANGKFDPSRALARDVMTEGIHCCREDDDLAKAVHHMEALQVRRLPVINKSKRMVGMISLGDVSRFAPNDLLAGCVKSVAAHH; from the coding sequence ATGAAAGTCAAAGACGCGATGCACAAGGGCGTCGACTGGGTCAATCCCGATACGCCCATCACCGAAATTGCCAAACTGATGCGAGAACATGACATCGGCTGCATTCCGATCGGAGAGAACGACCAGCTGGTCGGGATGGTGACCGATCGCGACATCGTCTGCAAAGGAATTGCGAACGGCAAGTTCGACCCCAGCCGCGCCCTGGCGCGCGACGTGATGACCGAAGGCATTCATTGCTGCCGGGAGGACGATGACCTTGCCAAGGCCGTCCATCACATGGAGGCGCTGCAGGTCCGAAGGTTGCCGGTGATCAACAAGAGCAAGCGAATGGTCGGCATGATCAGCCTGGGCGATGTCAGCCGCTTTGCACCCAATGATTTGCTGGCCGGGTGCGTGAAGAGCGTCGCGGCCCATCACTGA
- a CDS encoding phosphatidate cytidylyltransferase, which produces MTEPEAAPAAASAPDSRNLVMRIAAAAVLIPLAVAIAYAGGFLWAALVTLAAIGLFVEWLAIVGLAGAMRVIVPGVAALAIAGICFAFGRLDAALIVLAVGFVAVVAIAPERRNWAAAGFLYAAAAEIASVLVRLDSVKGFAALMFVLLIVWVTDSGGYFAGRGIGGPKLWPRVSPKKTWAGAIGGFAASLAVAIGFAVFDLGRIGPLLMLAGVLSVASQLGDLFESAVKRRFGVKDSSHIIPGHGGLMDRLDGFVAAVVVAALFGLLRGGADGVGRGLMVW; this is translated from the coding sequence GTGACCGAGCCCGAGGCCGCGCCGGCGGCAGCAAGCGCACCCGATTCGCGCAATCTCGTGATGCGCATCGCCGCCGCCGCGGTACTGATCCCGCTAGCGGTCGCCATCGCCTATGCGGGCGGCTTTCTGTGGGCCGCGCTGGTGACGCTGGCGGCGATCGGCCTGTTTGTGGAATGGCTGGCAATCGTTGGTCTCGCCGGCGCGATGCGTGTGATCGTGCCCGGCGTGGCGGCGCTTGCGATTGCCGGAATTTGCTTTGCGTTTGGCCGGCTCGATGCCGCGCTGATTGTGTTGGCGGTTGGTTTCGTCGCGGTTGTGGCGATCGCCCCGGAACGGCGAAACTGGGCGGCGGCGGGCTTTTTGTACGCGGCGGCGGCCGAAATTGCCTCGGTGCTGGTGCGTCTCGATTCCGTGAAGGGCTTTGCCGCCCTGATGTTCGTGCTGCTGATCGTGTGGGTCACCGACAGCGGCGGCTATTTTGCGGGCCGCGGCATCGGCGGGCCGAAACTCTGGCCGCGCGTCAGCCCGAAAAAGACCTGGGCGGGCGCCATCGGCGGTTTTGCCGCCAGCCTCGCCGTGGCAATCGGGTTTGCGGTGTTCGATCTGGGCAGAATCGGGCCGCTATTGATGCTTGCGGGGGTCCTCTCGGTGGCTTCGCAGCTCGGCGATCTCTTCGAATCCGCCGTGAAGCGGCGTTTTGGCGTAAAGGACTCAAGTCACATTATTCCCGGCCACGGCGGACTAATGGATCGCCTGGATGGATTTGTCGCAGCCGTCGTCGTGGCGGCACTTTTCGGCCTTCTGCGGGGCGGCGCCGATGGCGTCGGCCGCGGTCTTATGGTTTGGTGA
- a CDS encoding isoprenyl transferase, whose product MPNAAAPATEGSDRSVPLHVAIIMDGNGRWAAARGLPRAEGHRRGVDALRRVVRAAHELGVLYLTIFSFSSENWSRPATEIGDLFGLLRRFIRNDLATLHSDGVRVRVIGEREGLEPDICTLLNEAEELTKTNTKLNLVVAFNYGSRQEIAGAAQRLAREVAEGKRDPASIDADALGQYLDAPDIPDPDLIIRTSGEQRLSNFLMWQAAYSELVFVPIHWPDFDKAALESAIAEYARRERRFGGLAAKTGS is encoded by the coding sequence ATGCCGAACGCCGCCGCCCCCGCCACGGAAGGATCTGACCGATCCGTCCCGTTGCATGTGGCGATCATCATGGACGGAAATGGGCGCTGGGCGGCAGCGCGCGGCTTGCCGCGCGCCGAAGGCCACCGCCGCGGCGTCGACGCGCTGCGTCGCGTGGTTCGCGCCGCCCATGAACTCGGCGTCCTCTATCTGACGATCTTTTCGTTCAGTTCCGAAAACTGGTCGCGGCCGGCGACCGAAATCGGCGACCTGTTCGGCCTGCTGCGCCGATTCATCCGCAACGATCTGGCGACGCTGCATAGCGACGGCGTCCGCGTGCGCGTGATCGGCGAGCGGGAAGGGCTGGAGCCCGACATCTGCACGCTGCTGAACGAAGCCGAGGAACTGACCAAGACCAACACCAAGCTCAACCTCGTGGTCGCGTTCAATTACGGATCGCGCCAGGAAATCGCCGGCGCCGCGCAGCGCTTGGCGCGCGAGGTGGCCGAGGGCAAGCGCGATCCGGCATCGATCGATGCCGATGCACTCGGGCAATATCTCGATGCGCCCGACATTCCCGATCCCGACCTGATCATTCGCACCAGCGGCGAGCAGCGGCTGTCGAACTTCCTGATGTGGCAGGCGGCTTACAGCGAACTCGTGTTCGTGCCGATCCACTGGCCGGATTTCGACAAGGCCGCGCTCGAAAGCGCCATTGCCGAATATGCCAGACGGGAACGCCGTTTCGGCGGTCTGGCCGCGAAAACCGGATCGTGA
- the tsf gene encoding translation elongation factor Ts, with the protein MATITAAMVKELRESTGAGMMDCKAALTETSGDMQAAQDWLRKKGLSKAAKKAGRVAAEGLIGAVTSGPKGVVVEVNSETDFVARNEQFQGLVKMIAQVALHNGADVEKIKAAKVGDVTVETAISDAIATIGENMSLRRAASLEVGKGVVSSYVHGAVIDGAGKMGVLVALESAGKTDELAQLGRQLAMHVAATNPQALDPSGLDPEIVKREKDVLADKYRQQGKPDNVIEKIVESGLKTYYKEVCLLDQAFIHDTGKSVAQAVKESEGKVGAPVKIAGFVRYALGEGIEKQESDFAAEVAAASGKK; encoded by the coding sequence ATGGCAACGATCACGGCGGCGATGGTCAAGGAACTGCGCGAGTCGACCGGCGCAGGCATGATGGACTGCAAGGCAGCCCTCACCGAAACCTCCGGCGACATGCAGGCCGCGCAGGATTGGCTGCGCAAGAAGGGCCTGTCGAAGGCTGCGAAAAAGGCTGGCCGTGTCGCGGCCGAAGGCCTGATCGGCGCCGTGACCTCGGGCCCCAAGGGCGTCGTGGTCGAGGTCAATTCGGAGACCGACTTCGTGGCTCGCAACGAGCAGTTCCAGGGCCTCGTCAAGATGATCGCCCAGGTCGCGCTCCACAACGGCGCCGACGTCGAGAAGATCAAGGCCGCGAAGGTCGGCGACGTCACCGTCGAGACCGCGATTTCGGACGCGATCGCGACCATCGGCGAGAACATGTCGCTGCGCCGTGCGGCCTCGCTCGAGGTCGGCAAGGGCGTGGTGTCGAGCTACGTCCATGGCGCCGTGATCGACGGCGCCGGCAAGATGGGCGTGCTGGTCGCGCTGGAATCGGCCGGCAAGACCGATGAACTTGCTCAGCTCGGCCGCCAGCTTGCGATGCACGTCGCCGCGACCAATCCGCAGGCGCTGGATCCGTCCGGCCTCGACCCCGAGATCGTGAAGCGCGAAAAGGACGTGCTGGCCGACAAGTACCGCCAGCAGGGCAAGCCCGACAACGTGATCGAGAAGATCGTCGAGTCCGGCCTCAAGACCTATTACAAGGAAGTCTGCCTGCTGGATCAGGCGTTCATCCACGACACCGGCAAGTCGGTCGCGCAGGCGGTCAAGGAATCTGAAGGCAAGGTCGGCGCGCCGGTGAAGATTGCCGGATTTGTGCGCTATGCTCTCGGCGAAGGAATCGAAAAGCAGGAATCCGATTTCGCGGCCGAAGTCGCGGCGGCCAGCGGCAAGAAGTAA
- a CDS encoding aminoacyl-tRNA deacylase, with amino-acid sequence MTVSPTLQKYLDQSVTYDVIPHAPTMSSNRTAEACHVPGEALAKAVVLRRDGGYMMAVLPASHHLHLSALKSQLGHKVDLASEDEIERLFEDCERGAIPPLGECYGLDVIIDDSIDARREIYLEGGDHATLIRMDGDQFARLTAKAWRGHFSTHD; translated from the coding sequence ATGACCGTTTCCCCGACCCTGCAGAAGTACCTGGATCAGAGCGTCACCTACGACGTGATCCCGCATGCCCCAACCATGTCATCGAACCGTACGGCCGAGGCTTGCCACGTGCCGGGCGAGGCGCTGGCGAAAGCCGTCGTGCTCCGCCGTGACGGCGGCTACATGATGGCCGTGCTTCCGGCCTCCCATCACCTGCATCTATCGGCCCTGAAAAGTCAGCTCGGCCACAAGGTCGACCTGGCGAGCGAGGACGAAATCGAACGGCTGTTCGAGGACTGCGAGCGCGGCGCGATCCCGCCGCTCGGTGAGTGCTACGGGCTGGACGTCATCATCGACGACAGCATCGACGCGCGACGGGAAATCTACCTGGAGGGCGGCGATCACGCGACGCTGATCCGCATGGATGGCGACCAGTTCGCCCGACTGACGGCGAAGGCCTGGCGCGGCCACTTCAGCACCCACGATTGA
- the dxr gene encoding 1-deoxy-D-xylulose-5-phosphate reductoisomerase has protein sequence MSAVPLRNNKAALAAVRTVTVLGATGSIGDSTMDLLRGARDRYQVEALTANSNVEALAKLAKEFGARFAAIADPARLGELKDALAGTNIECGAGESAIIEAAARPADWVMAAVSGAAGLKPALAAVDRGAAVALANKECLVCAGDFFMQRAAKAGACILPADSEHNALFQALSSGNREELVRVIITASGGPFRTWAPADIEQATLEQALKHPNWSMGQKITIDSASMMNKGLEVIEASYLFALSADEIDVLVHPQSIIHGMVEFSDRSVVAQLGAPDMRIPIAHCLGWPERIVGPSARLDLAKIGQLTFEAPDFERFPGLRLAYEALRTGRGATTVFNAANEVAVAAFIAGKIKFGSIARLVEATINDWIRTGNLAPLSSADDAISVDHNARNRAASLLPQIALKAS, from the coding sequence ATGAGCGCAGTTCCATTGCGTAACAACAAGGCCGCGTTGGCCGCCGTGCGTACGGTCACGGTGCTAGGCGCCACCGGTTCGATCGGCGACAGCACCATGGATTTGCTGCGCGGCGCGCGCGACCGCTACCAGGTCGAGGCGCTGACCGCGAATTCCAATGTCGAAGCGCTGGCTAAACTTGCAAAGGAATTCGGCGCACGATTCGCGGCAATCGCCGATCCCGCGCGCCTTGGCGAACTGAAGGACGCACTGGCAGGCACGAACATCGAATGCGGCGCCGGTGAAAGCGCGATCATCGAGGCCGCGGCACGTCCCGCCGACTGGGTGATGGCGGCGGTGAGCGGTGCGGCCGGGCTGAAGCCAGCGCTCGCCGCGGTCGATCGCGGCGCTGCCGTCGCATTGGCGAACAAGGAATGCCTGGTCTGTGCTGGCGATTTTTTCATGCAGCGCGCGGCAAAAGCCGGTGCCTGCATTCTGCCGGCGGATTCCGAGCACAACGCGCTGTTTCAGGCGCTCTCTTCCGGCAATCGCGAAGAGTTGGTGCGCGTGATCATCACCGCATCCGGCGGCCCGTTCCGCACCTGGGCGCCGGCCGACATCGAGCAGGCGACGCTGGAGCAGGCGTTGAAGCATCCGAACTGGAGCATGGGCCAGAAGATCACGATCGATTCGGCCTCGATGATGAACAAGGGCCTCGAAGTCATCGAAGCTTCCTATCTCTTCGCGCTCTCCGCCGACGAGATCGACGTTCTCGTGCACCCGCAGTCGATCATCCATGGCATGGTCGAATTCTCCGATCGCTCCGTGGTCGCACAGCTCGGCGCACCCGACATGCGCATCCCGATTGCGCATTGCCTTGGATGGCCCGAGCGAATCGTTGGCCCGTCGGCGAGGCTCGATCTCGCGAAAATCGGTCAGCTCACCTTCGAGGCGCCGGATTTTGAGCGGTTTCCGGGCTTGCGGCTGGCCTACGAGGCGTTACGTACGGGGCGTGGCGCGACCACGGTGTTCAATGCCGCCAATGAGGTGGCGGTGGCGGCGTTCATTGCCGGAAAGATCAAGTTCGGGTCGATCGCGCGCCTCGTCGAGGCCACCATAAATGACTGGATTCGCACCGGGAACCTTGCGCCTCTGAGCTCGGCTGACGACGCGATCTCCGTTGACCATAACGCGCGAAACAGAGCCGCCTCCCTATTGCCTCAAATTGCCTTAAAGGCATCCTAG
- a CDS encoding 30S ribosomal protein S2 — protein MALPDFSMRQLLEAGVHFGHQSHRWNPKMADYIFGARNNIHIIDLAQTVPMLHRALQAVSDTVAKGGRILFVGTKRQAQDGVADAAKRSAQYFVNSRWLGGTLTNWKTISGSIKRLRHLDEVLSSGEANSYTKKERLTLQRERDKLDRSLGGIKDMGGLPDMIFVIDTNKEDIAIQEAQRLNIPVAAIVDTNSDPKGITFVVPGNDDAGRAISLYCDLVARAAIDGISRAQGDSGIDIGAAVQPVREEVPAAPQPAGFQGLAGPRGTADNLKKLTGVSGTIEKKLNDLGIFHYWQLAELDHDTAHKIGEEVGLPSRADAWVAQAKTLTAEAE, from the coding sequence ATGGCGCTACCCGATTTCTCTATGCGTCAGCTCCTCGAAGCTGGCGTTCACTTTGGTCACCAATCGCACCGCTGGAATCCGAAGATGGCGGATTACATCTTCGGTGCCCGCAACAACATCCACATCATCGACCTCGCCCAGACCGTGCCGATGCTGCATCGTGCACTGCAGGCGGTGTCCGACACCGTCGCCAAGGGCGGCCGCATCCTGTTCGTCGGCACCAAACGTCAGGCGCAGGACGGCGTGGCCGACGCGGCCAAGCGCTCGGCGCAGTATTTCGTCAACTCGCGCTGGCTCGGCGGCACGCTGACCAACTGGAAGACGATCTCGGGTTCGATCAAGCGCCTGCGTCACCTCGATGAGGTGCTCTCGTCGGGCGAAGCCAACTCCTATACCAAGAAGGAGCGGCTGACGCTGCAGCGCGAGCGCGACAAGCTCGACCGCTCGCTCGGCGGCATCAAGGACATGGGCGGGCTTCCCGACATGATCTTCGTGATCGACACCAACAAGGAAGACATCGCGATCCAGGAAGCGCAGCGGCTCAACATTCCCGTTGCCGCCATCGTCGACACCAACTCCGACCCCAAGGGCATCACCTTCGTGGTGCCGGGCAATGACGACGCCGGCCGCGCCATTTCGCTGTATTGCGATCTGGTGGCCCGCGCCGCCATCGACGGCATTTCGCGCGCGCAGGGCGATTCCGGCATCGACATCGGCGCCGCGGTTCAGCCGGTTCGCGAGGAAGTTCCGGCGGCTCCGCAGCCGGCCGGCTTCCAGGGGCTGGCCGGTCCGCGCGGCACCGCCGACAACCTCAAGAAGCTCACCGGCGTGTCTGGTACCATCGAGAAGAAGCTCAACGACCTCGGCATCTTCCACTACTGGCAGCTCGCCGAGCTCGATCACGACACCGCGCACAAGATCGGTGAAGAGGTTGGTCTTCCGAGCCGCGCCGATGCCTGGGTCGCCCAGGCCAAGACGCTGACCGCGGAAGCGGAATAA
- the frr gene encoding ribosome recycling factor, with translation MPTPGFDINELKRRMQGATNSLKHELGGLRTGRAAASMLEPVQVDAYGTHMPLNQLATVSVPEPRLLSVQVWDKSMVKAVEKAIVDSNLGLSPATEGQVLRLRIPELNEERRKELVKVAHKYAEAAKVAVRHVRRDGLDIVKKLEKNHEISEDDQERLANDVQKATDGMIAEIDQLLAAKEKEILTV, from the coding sequence ATGCCCACGCCCGGTTTTGACATCAACGAATTGAAGCGCCGCATGCAAGGCGCCACTAACTCGCTCAAGCACGAGTTGGGCGGATTGCGGACCGGCCGCGCGGCGGCGTCCATGCTGGAGCCGGTGCAGGTCGATGCCTATGGCACGCATATGCCGCTCAACCAGCTCGCGACCGTCAGCGTGCCCGAGCCGCGCCTGCTCTCTGTGCAGGTATGGGACAAGTCGATGGTGAAAGCCGTCGAAAAGGCCATCGTCGATTCCAATCTTGGCCTGTCGCCGGCGACCGAAGGGCAGGTGCTGCGCCTGCGGATTCCCGAGCTCAATGAGGAACGGCGCAAGGAACTGGTCAAGGTCGCGCATAAATACGCCGAAGCTGCCAAGGTTGCGGTTCGCCATGTCCGCCGCGACGGGCTCGATATCGTCAAGAAGCTCGAGAAGAATCATGAGATTTCCGAGGACGATCAGGAGCGGCTCGCCAACGATGTGCAGAAGGCGACCGACGGAATGATTGCGGAAATCGATCAGTTGCTGGCGGCGAAGGAAAAGGAAATCCTCACCGTTTGA